One region of Cheilinus undulatus linkage group 4, ASM1832078v1, whole genome shotgun sequence genomic DNA includes:
- the gde1 gene encoding glycerophosphodiester phosphodiesterase 1, with protein MLQLGDEVSLYSVVFVLVLLGTRSPLWTTALTASLYLFVAMFRFPQVPSSRARQVLHPAKGMAGSGQVSVVAHRGGGHDAPENTIAAIREASKNGATGVELDLEFSADGIPILMHDDTIDRTTNGSGPLRQMKMCELGKLDAAAKHRLREKFAGEKIPTLEEAVEECIKLQLTIYFDVKGHPDEAAAALKELYKKHPVLYNSSIVCSFEPKVIYRMRQSDPEVVTALTHRPWSLSRFGDGAPRFTPLWKHYWMTLMDIVLDWAHHHVLWKLCGTSAFLIQKNFVSPDYVQYWSQRGVEVVAWTVNTQVEKDYYQELLQVNYITDSLLEDCEPHY; from the exons ATGCTGCAGCTTGGAGATGAAGTCAGTCTGTACTCCGTCGTCTTCGTCCTGGTCCTGCTGGGAACCCGAAGCCCGCTGTGGACGACCGCACTCACCGCTTCCCTTTACCTCTTTGTGGCCATGTTTCGGTTCCCCCAGGTACCGTCCAGCCGAGCCCGGCAGGTGCTGCACCCCGCCAAGGGCATGGCTGGCTCCGGCCAGGTGTCGGTGGTCGCTCACCGGGGCGGTGGGCACGACGCTCCGGAGAACACGATAGCAGCAATCCGGGAG GCCAGTAAAAATGGGGCGACAGGCGTAGAGTTGGACCTGGAGTTTTCAGCAGATGGCATCCCGATACTTATGCACGATGACACCATAGACCGTACCACTAACGGGTCAGGACCGCTCAGGCAGATGAAGATGTGTGAGCTGGGCAAACTCGACGCAGCTGCTAAACATCGACTGAG GGAAAAGTTTGCAGGAGAGAAGATCCCAACCCTGGAGGAGGCAGTAGAGGAGTGCATTAAGCTGCAGCTCACTATCTACTTTGATGTCAAGGGTCATCCGGATGAG GCAGCTGCAGCCCTTAAAGAGCTGTATAAAAAACATCCAGTCCTCTACAATAGCAGCATCGTGTGCTCCTTTGAGCCCAAAGTCATCTACAGG ATGAGACAGAGCGACCCTGAAGTGGTCACAGCATTGACCCACCGACCCTGGAGCCTGAGCCGGTTCGGAGATGGGGCCCCGCGATTCACACCACTATGGAAACATTATTGGATGACACTAATGGACATCGTGTTAGACTGGGCTCACCATCACGTGCTGTGGAAGCTCTGTGGCACCTCTGCCTTTCTCATACAGAAGAACTTTGTCTCACC GGACTACGTGCAGTACTGGTCCCAGAGAGGGGTGGAGGTGGTGGCATGGACAGTCAACACTCAGGTGGAGAAGGACTACTACCAGGAGCTGCTGCAGGTTAACTACATCACAGACAGCCTGCTGGAGGACTGTGAACCACATTACTAA
- the tmem186 gene encoding transmembrane protein 186 produces the protein MNRSVVLRRLTSRILSCTRGSCLLTGRMTYGVQPHLPGHTPAQQNFSGHFIPKITALVRYSDLSTQKYTMIYTLPHIKLLRAVSRLKLLQTAFTLVILPPVLALYLHGDVSLFLVSYTTGIALFAGVMLYTASHFFRRIVGMMYLDPSQSTLKVSHLTFWGKRNDIFLPVSDVMTIADTGDSLNETILKLKTYSNPQTFYFSIYYGRVVDKQGFEKVFGTLQ, from the exons ATG AACAGATCAGTGGTGCTGCGTAGGCTGACCTCCCGCATCCTGTCCTGTACCAGGGGATCATGTCTGCTCACAGGCCGGATGACATATGGTGTGCAGCCTCATTTACCAGGTCACACACCTGCCCAGCAGAACTTTAGTGGACACTTTATACCTAAAATCACAGCCCTTGTCAGGTATTCAGACTTGTCCACACAGAAATACACCATGATTTACACCCTGCCACACATAAAACTCCTTAGAGCCGTGTCCAGGCTCAAACTGCTCCAAACTGCTTTCACTCTGGTCATTCTGCCACCAGTATTAGCCCTATATCTCCACGGAGATGTCTCCCTCTTTCTTGTCAGCTACACAACCGGGATAGCACTGTTTGCTGGTGTCATGCTATACACTGCCAGTCACTTTTTCAGAAGGATTGTTGGAATGATGTACCTGGACCCATCACAGAGCACTCTCAAAGTGAGCCACCTCACCTTCTGGGGCAAGCGTAACGACATCTTCCTACCTGTGTCGGATGTAATGACCATCGCTGACACAGGGGACTCTCTAAATGAGACAATATTGAAGCTGAAGACCTACAGCAACCCACAGACATTTTATTTCTCCATCTATTATGGACGTGTTGTGGACAAGCAGGGCTTTGAGAAAGTGTTTGGAACCTTACAATAA